DNA sequence from the Shewanella piezotolerans WP3 genome:
TAAAAGGTTTAGTCGGCACCTCATATGTTGTACTTAGCGGCTCGTCAGTCCTGGCGCCATTGAATGCGCTAGCAGCCTCTGGCGCAAAAGCGGGCGATGGTTGGCTAACGACAGGTTCACACTTTGGCGCATTTAAAATGAAGCGCAAAAACGGCGTGATTGACCAAGTTATTCCATTCGATCGCGACAAATACCCGACCGACATGATTAACGGCGTTAAGGGGTTAGTGTACAACCCTTCTCGCGTACGCTACCCAATGGTACGTTTAGACTTTTTGCTTAAGGGCCATAAGAGCGATACTAGCCAACGCGGCGACTTCCGCTTTGTTCGTGTCACTTGGGATAAAGCCCTGTCACTGTTTAAAGATTCACTTGATGAAGTGCAGACCAAATATGGGCCTTCAGGGCTACATGCAGGCCAAACAGGTTGGCGTGCAACGGGTCAATTACACTCAAGCACCAGCCATATGCAGCGTGCTGTGGGCATGCATGGCAACTTCGTTAAGAAAGTCGGCGATTACTCAACCGGTGCCGGGCAGACTATTTTGCCTTACATCTTGGGTTCAACTGAAGTGTACGCCCAAGGCACATCTTGGCCACTCATACTCGAGAACTCTAAAACCATTATCTTATGGTCGAACGATCCCTACAAAAACTTACAAGTGGGATGGAATGCAGAAACGCATGAGTCATACGCTTACCTTGCACAGCTAAAAGATAAAGTGGCTAAAGGTGAAATCCGCGTAATCAGCATTGACCCTGTCGTCACTAAGACCCAACAGTATTTAGGTTGTGAACAACTGTACGTTAACCCGCAAACCGATGTGGCGTTAATGCTAGGTATTGCCCACGAAATGGTCGCTAAAAATCTTCACGATACTAAATTCATTGAAGGTTACAGCTTAGGCTTCGATCGTTTCCTACCTTATATTCAGGGTGAAACCGATGGGATTGAAAAAACACCTGAGTGGGCGGCAGAGATCACCGGCGTTTCCGCAGAGATTATCCGAGATTTAGCCAAGGTGATGACTCAAAGTCGCACGCAAATGCTGATGGGCTGGTGTATCCAGCGTCAGCAGCATGGCGAACAGCCTTATTGGATGGCGGCTGTACTTGCCACGATGACAGGTCAAATAGGCTTACCAGGCGGCGGTATTAGTTATGGTCACCACTACTCGAGCATTGGGGTGCCATCTTCAGGTGCAGCAGCGCCAGGTGCATTCCCGCGTAACTTGGATGAAGACCAAAAGCCACTGTTTGATAGCAATGATTTTAAAGGCACTAGCAGCACTATTCCCGTCGCACGCTGGATAGACGCGATACTGGAGCCAGGGAAAACGATTGACTCAAACGGCAGTAAAGTCACTTTCCCTGATATTAAAATGATGGTGTTTTCCGGTAACAACCCTTGGAACCACCATCAAGATCGTAACCGCATGAAGCAAGCATTCCAAAAGCTTGAATGTGTGGTGACTATCGACATGAACTGGACGGCGACTTGCCGCTTCTCCGATATAGTGCTGCCTGCATGTACTACGTTCGAGCGCAACGATATCGATGTCTATGGTAGCTACGCGAATCGTGGTGTTTTGGCGATGCAAAAAATGGTCGAGCCACTTTATGAAAGCTTATCGGATTTCGAAATATTCACTCGCTTTGCTCGTATTATGGGTAAAGAAAAAGAGTACACCCGCGGCATGACTGAACGCGAATGGCTCAACAAGCTATACACTGATTGTAAGAATGCTAACGCGGGTAAATTTGACATGCCAGAATTTGATGAGTTCTGGAAGCAAGGTTACGTGCACTTTGGCGAAGGTAAACCTTGGACTCGTCATGCAGCCTTTAGAGAAGATCCTGAAATCAACCCATTGGGTACCCCGTCAGGCTTGATTGAGATCTTTAGTCGTAAGATAGCCCAGTACCAATATGATGATTGTCCAGGCCACCCAACTTGGATGGAAAAATCAGAGCGCAGCCATGGCGGACCTGGTTCCGATAAGTTCCCCGTGTGGATGCAGTCTTGCCACCCTGATAAGCGTTTACACTCACAGATGTGTGAATCTGAGCAGTTCCGTGAAACTTACACAGTCAATGGCCGAGAGCCGGTTTATCTAAACCCTGATGACGCGAAAAAACGTGGCATTAAAGCAGGTGACGTTGTGCGGGTATTTAATAACCGCGGCCAACTTCTCGCTGGTGCCGTAGTGTCAAATAACTTCCCGAAAGGCGTTATTCGTATCCATGAAGGGGCTTGGTATGGTCCTGTTGGCGAAGATGGCAGCAAAGAGGGCGGCGCCGAAATTGGTGCGTTATGTAGCTATGGCGACCCCAACACCTTGACCCAAGATATTGGTACCTCAAAACTTGCTCAAGCCTGCTCAGCCTATACTTGTCTAGTTGAATTTGAAAAGTATCAAGGTAAAGTACCAAGTGTCAGTTCATTTAGCGGACCCGTTGAGATAGCACTATGAGCGCAGAAACAGCTAACCCAGTAAATCAGGCAAGAAGCACTATTTATCAATTGCTTTCATCTTTGTTCGCCAAAGAGGTTGATCATAAGACATTGCATGAGCTAACCAGTACTCAGGCACAAGCATTTTGGTCACAACTTGCTGAAGAGCCAAACTTTAAGGCTGATGTAGACGTTCTCGTCGCAGAACTGGCTAAACTCAATAGCGATAAGGCCTTGCTAGAGCTTGCTGCCGACTATTGCGGCCTATTTCTAGTCGGTACTAACAATAGCGCTTCACCTTACGCAAGTTTGTACCTAACTGACACTCCAGTGGCCAAAGGTGATGAGCCTTTACTATTTGGTGAGCAACACCAACAGATGACGCAGTTTTTAAAACAGAGCCAGCTGCAGGTACAGAGTGAGTTTCCAGAGCCTGCCGATCACCTGGCAGTGATATTGGCTTATGTGGCACATATCGCTATGTACACTAGTAACCAGCAGCAGCTTGAATTTATTCGCGACAACCTGACCAACTGGCTAGCGACTTTTGTAGCGAAAGTCGCCAAAGTAGATACAGGAAAATTCTATATCGCCCTCGCACAATTAACACTTGCATGGGTTAACTCAGATCTAGAATGGCTAACAAGCGAAAGCACATCTTAATTAAAGCTTTCTCTTAGAAACTGGTTCGGCCTAAATAAAATGCCGATAGTGATGCTCCACTATCGGCATTTTTGTCTCTACCTTTTAATTTGTTGCACTGACAGGTGTAACGCTCAGCGCTAAAGTTTTATACCCGTTCTACTTGAAGATGCTCGTTTCAGAGGCATTGTGCCAGTTCAATTCTAGGCGCATTAATGTAGAAATGGTTATTCCCTTTTAAATTAGTGCAACAACGAAGTGGGCTGACACAAAGCCTTCTGCGATGGTTTTTTTTATATAAAAAGCATGGACTTTACTCAGTGTTATTGATTTTACCAAGGGAATGACCATTAGTGGCAATCAATGCCGTGATTAAAGTCCATTAAACTCCCACTGAATCCTGCATCTTCAAGTCGCACGGGTATAGCTAAAGGCTATTTGTTTTTTGATAAAGCTCTCTGTCGAATCGCGACACAATAGAGTCACCCGCTTCCCTAAGCAAAGCAAAAGTGCTATACAGAACAAGTGAGTAGATAACGCTCAATTTAAAGATAGCGCGCAACAAAACCCTCAAAGGACAAGGAATCGATACATCATGGAAGAACCACTATTAATCATCATAATTTTAGGACTCGTTTTTTACTTTTTCCATATACAGAACACAGATAGAAAGCTAAAAATCATAGAAAATAAAATAGACACACTCTTAGAGAACAACGGCATTGTGTTTGACGAAAACATACATGTATCTAAAGATGTGTTAACGGCGATTACCTTAGGTAAAAAGTTAACCGCTATTCGCCTATATCGCCAAGAGACAGGGGCTGGACTAAAAGAAGCTCATGAAGTAGTCAACCGAATTTCCGCAAAATCTGAATAATCGTTGACATAGACTCGTCGCAACCAGTGGCTTCGATGTAACAGTGCCGAAAAACAGGCCTAGTGTCGCAGAAGTAAAGGCAACTAATTGCTATTTTGAGTACCATTGGCAAACCTCTGGAGAGCCGACATTGAGCAGTATTGTCACTCAGTGTTAGGCACGCTCCTGAGACCCAGCATCCACAGAAGTTAAAAAGGTTTTTAGCTTGAACAATTATTTCGAAAGCCCTTTTGAGGGTAAGTCGCTCCAAGAGCAAGTCACC
Encoded proteins:
- the torA gene encoding trimethylamine-N-oxide reductase TorA; its protein translation is MNRRDFLKGLVGTSYVVLSGSSVLAPLNALAASGAKAGDGWLTTGSHFGAFKMKRKNGVIDQVIPFDRDKYPTDMINGVKGLVYNPSRVRYPMVRLDFLLKGHKSDTSQRGDFRFVRVTWDKALSLFKDSLDEVQTKYGPSGLHAGQTGWRATGQLHSSTSHMQRAVGMHGNFVKKVGDYSTGAGQTILPYILGSTEVYAQGTSWPLILENSKTIILWSNDPYKNLQVGWNAETHESYAYLAQLKDKVAKGEIRVISIDPVVTKTQQYLGCEQLYVNPQTDVALMLGIAHEMVAKNLHDTKFIEGYSLGFDRFLPYIQGETDGIEKTPEWAAEITGVSAEIIRDLAKVMTQSRTQMLMGWCIQRQQHGEQPYWMAAVLATMTGQIGLPGGGISYGHHYSSIGVPSSGAAAPGAFPRNLDEDQKPLFDSNDFKGTSSTIPVARWIDAILEPGKTIDSNGSKVTFPDIKMMVFSGNNPWNHHQDRNRMKQAFQKLECVVTIDMNWTATCRFSDIVLPACTTFERNDIDVYGSYANRGVLAMQKMVEPLYESLSDFEIFTRFARIMGKEKEYTRGMTEREWLNKLYTDCKNANAGKFDMPEFDEFWKQGYVHFGEGKPWTRHAAFREDPEINPLGTPSGLIEIFSRKIAQYQYDDCPGHPTWMEKSERSHGGPGSDKFPVWMQSCHPDKRLHSQMCESEQFRETYTVNGREPVYLNPDDAKKRGIKAGDVVRVFNNRGQLLAGAVVSNNFPKGVIRIHEGAWYGPVGEDGSKEGGAEIGALCSYGDPNTLTQDIGTSKLAQACSAYTCLVEFEKYQGKVPSVSSFSGPVEIAL
- the torD gene encoding molecular chaperone TorD, encoding MSAETANPVNQARSTIYQLLSSLFAKEVDHKTLHELTSTQAQAFWSQLAEEPNFKADVDVLVAELAKLNSDKALLELAADYCGLFLVGTNNSASPYASLYLTDTPVAKGDEPLLFGEQHQQMTQFLKQSQLQVQSEFPEPADHLAVILAYVAHIAMYTSNQQQLEFIRDNLTNWLATFVAKVAKVDTGKFYIALAQLTLAWVNSDLEWLTSESTS